The Thermoanaerobacterium thermosaccharolyticum DSM 571 region ATCAAAAATACTATGAAAAACTTTTTTAGCATAATTGCACCTCTTTATTCTCTGAATAATTCATCAGCAAGTTTTTTTATGTATTGGCTCCTCATTTTCGTCTCTTCTTTATCTATATGAATATCAAACGTAAGTATGTCTCCTTCTTTTGCTTCCCTTGGCAAAAGCGAGCGTGGAAGATTAAACGTAGTACGGCCATACTCTATAACCGCATAGTCACCTTCAAATCGATCTATAATACATTTCTCATCCATAGACATCCCTCCGCTTTTATTATAACACGCAGCCACTGCATCACATGTCATTCAGCTTTATTTTATGTATCATCATAAAATTTAAGCAAAAAAAATTACTAACTTACGTTAGCAATTTTTAATGTAAGTTTATAATTGTAAGTGGAGATGAAGGGATTTGAACCCTCGACTCCCACAATGCGAATGTGGTACTCTCCCGCTGAGTTACATCCCCATCGTAGATAATTATACTATAAAATCACTATAATTTCTACAAATTTTTTTGTTTTCACATTGCAATAACGTCTATTAAATGATAACATAATTTACGATATAATATGTTTCCAATATAATAAGGAGATGGTAGTATGCTTTTAAAAGACAATGATATTGTTCTTTTTCAAGGAGATAGCGTCACAGATGCTGGTCGCAATAGGGAAAACCCTGACGATCTAGGATATGGATATCCAAATATCATTGCTTCTTTGTTTGCAGCACTTCATCCGGAATTAAACGTTAAATTTTTAAATAGAGGAGTCAGTGGCAACAGAGTAAGAGACCTTAAAAATCGATGGACTACCGATTGTTTGGATCTAAAGCCTACAGTAGTAAGTATATTGATAGGTATAAATGACACTTGGAGAAATTACGACAGCCATGACTACACATCTCCAGAAAAATTTGAAGAAGACTATAGGTACATACTAACAAGAACAAAAGAAGAGCTAAACGCAAAAATAATAATGATGGAACCTTTCGTCCTACCAGAGCCAGAAGACCGCAAAGACTGGAGAGTGGATTTGGACCCAAAAATACATGTAGTAAGGAAGCTTGCTTACGAATTTGGAGCATATTTTATTCCACTTGACGGTATCATGGCTCAATTTTCAATCATAAAAGATCCTCTTTTCTGGACAGTAGACGGCGTACATCCAACAAATGCGGGACATGCACTTATTGCAAAAGAATGGCTTAAATTAGTTAAAGCTTTATAAATAATTTTATTTCATACTGCCTCTGTATTCAAAAATGAGGCAGTTTTTTTGAAATAAAAATCCGACTTTGATAGCCGGACATTTCTCATTTGGTGGGGTTAACAGGGCTCGAACCTGTGGCCTCTACGATGTGAGCGTAGCGCTCTAACCAGCTGGGCTATAACCCCACTTTTTAAATATTAAGAATTTATGTATATAATTATCATGATGGGGTTAACAGGGCTCGAACCTGTGACCTCTACGATGTCAACGTAGCACTCTAACCAGCTGAGCTATAACCCCAATCTGTAAGTTTAGTATATTATATTTTTTTATTTATGTCAATATTCCGTTTTCTTTAAATATACGACCTTACTACTTTGCACTTCCCATCAATTATGTATCTATCAATAGACGCAGGAATTAATACTGATTCACCTCTTTTTAAGTGCATCATATCGTCCCCACAAACTAATTCACATTCACCTTCTACAACTACCAATGTATTGAATATTCCTTTCGTATCAATAATTACAGATGTATCTATATTTATTACGTCCGTATTAAAATATTTTGACCTCACTACTTCTGCAATACTACCGCCTTCTATTTTTTTGTATTCAGGTACAATCTTATCACTCTTTAAATTAAAATCAATTACATCTAAAGCCTTATCTATATGAAGCTCCCTTTTATTGCCATTATCGTCAACTCTATTGTAATCATAAACTCTGTAAGTAAGGTCAGAATTTTGCTGTATTTCACATATGAGTATACCATCACCAATAGCATGTACCAAACCTGAAGGAATATAAACTACATCGCCAGGATTTATTTCAATCTCATTTAGGCAATCTTCCAATCTGCCTTCGTCCAGCAGTGTCTTAAACTGTTCCTTTGTAGTACCTTCTTTTAAACCGCAAACAAGTTTAGCACCTGGCTTCGCATCGATTATGTACCACATTTCTGTTTTACCGAGATCGCCATTCTCATGTTTGTACGCATAATCATCGTCTGGATGCACCTGCACCGATAGCTTGTCGTTTGCATCTATTATCTTTATCAGCAAAGGAAATCTATCATATGATTTACCTTCACCGTATATATCATTTTTATGCTGTTTTGCCAATTCATTTAATTTGACGCCGTCAAAACTGCCGCCTTCAACTTCGCTCACTGCTGTCCTATTATCCGATATGCACCACAACTCACCGATTTTTTTACCGTAGGGAATATTAAAGCCATATTTTGTCTTTAACGCATCGCCTCCCCATATTCTCTCCATGAATATAGGTTTGAATTTTAATGGTTGCATTTAATCACCACCTTAAAAAATTATTCTGCGACTTCAAAAGCAATTTTAATCATATCATTGAATGTCTTTTGCCTTTCTTCTGCTGATGTTGCGTGACCAGTTACAAGGCTGTCGCTAACCGTCAATATAGTAAGCGCATTTACACCGTATTTAGCAGCTAAAGTGTAAAGACCTGCAGTCTCCATTTCAACTGCCAAAACTCCAAATTTTGCCCACAGTTTCCAGCTATCTTTATCATCGTTGTAAAATGTATCCGAAGAAAGGACGTTTCCTACTTTCACATTTATACCCATACTTGTAGCAGCATCATAAGCTTTTTTTAGAAGCTTAAAGCTAGCAGTTGGAGCATAATCCATGCCATTAAATCTAATCCTATTTATAGCGGAATCTGTTGAAGAAGACATTGCCAATATTACATCCCTAATATTTATATCGGGCTGCATTGAACCACATGTGCCAATTCTTATCAGATTTTTTACATTATAGCTTTCTATAAGCTCGTTCACATATATCGATATAGACGGTATGCCCATGCCTGTCCCTTGTACAGATACCCTTTTCCCTTTATAATTTCCTGTATACCCGTACATTCCGCGGACTTCATTATAGCACTTTACATCGCTTAAAAAATTCTCGGCAATATATTTAGCTCTTAAAGGATCTCCTGGAAGCAGCACTGTATTTGCTATTTCTCCTTCTTTTGCGCCAATGTGAATACTCATAAATGCATCTCCTCTTCATATTTTATCCAATATTATATTAACAAAAAAAGTTTAAATCTTCAATTATATATAATCCTTAACAATATTTTCGTCTTTTATGATACTGTCTATTACACCACCACCGAGGCAATATTCACCATCATAAAATACAACAAATTGTCCTGGTGTAACAGCTCTTTGTGGCTTATCAAAGACTACAAAGTACCCATCATCTTTAGCATAAACAGTTACATCTTGGTCAGGCTGTCTATACCTAAATTTTGCCTTACATCTAAATGTATCAGCTTCTATGCTGTTGTCAATCCAATTAACATCTTTAGTGAACAGTGCATACGAATATAAAGCTGGATTTTTTTCACCTTGTGCCACATAAAGTATATTGTTTTCAACATCTTTATCAACTACAAACCAAGGTTCTCCAGTTCCAATACCACCTATTCCTAGCCCTCTTCTCTGTCCTAATGTATAAAACATCAATCCGTCGTGTTTTCCTAACACGCGTCCTGATAAATCTCTTATTTCTCCCGGCTTAGCAGGCAGAAATTGATTTAAAAATTCTTTGAACTTCCTTTCTCCGATAAAGCATATGCCTGTGCTGTCTTTTTTATCTGCAGTTTTAAGACCGGCCTTTCTAGCTATTTCTCTGACTTCGAATTTATTTAGGTGACCTATGGGAAATATCGTCTTAGAAAGCTGCTTCTGGCCTAACTCACACAAGAAGTATGTTTGATCTTTATTTTTATCGACGCCTTTTAACATCCTGTATTTACCGTTGCTGTATTCTATTCTTGCATAGTGACCTGTTGCAATATAGTCTGCTCCAATTTTTAATGAAAAATCTAAAAAAGCTTTAAATTTTATCTCCTTGTTGCACATAACATCTGGATTTGGTGTTCTTCCACTTCTGTATTCGTCCAAAAAATATTTGAATACCCTATCCCAATATTCCTGAGTAAAATTTATTGAATAATACGGTATGCCAATTTTATCGCAAACTCTGACAACATCCTCATAATCCTCTGCTGCTGTACAGTATCCAGAATCATCCTCTTCATCCCAGTTTTTCATAAATATCCCGACTACATCGTATCCCTGCTCTTTAAGAAGCAGTGCTGACACAGATGAATCAACTCCACCAGACATTCCTACTACGACTTTTATATTCTTATTACTTTCAATCATTTAGATTTACAACCTCTCTTAAAAATTAATTATTGAAAAAAACCCAATGCCATATGACATTGAGTTCTTTGCTTTAATTACGAGCAAGTCTATAAGCCGAGTTCTGTTTTAGATGGTCATCTATCTACGATATCAGTTGCCTGATACCTCTAGCGGTTTTACCCGAGGGTTAAGCGGGC contains the following coding sequences:
- a CDS encoding DUF3006 domain-containing protein — encoded protein: MDEKCIIDRFEGDYAVIEYGRTTFNLPRSLLPREAKEGDILTFDIHIDKEETKMRSQYIKKLADELFRE
- a CDS encoding SGNH/GDSL hydrolase family protein, translating into MLLKDNDIVLFQGDSVTDAGRNRENPDDLGYGYPNIIASLFAALHPELNVKFLNRGVSGNRVRDLKNRWTTDCLDLKPTVVSILIGINDTWRNYDSHDYTSPEKFEEDYRYILTRTKEELNAKIIMMEPFVLPEPEDRKDWRVDLDPKIHVVRKLAYEFGAYFIPLDGIMAQFSIIKDPLFWTVDGVHPTNAGHALIAKEWLKLVKAL
- the manA gene encoding mannose-6-phosphate isomerase, class I, which encodes MQPLKFKPIFMERIWGGDALKTKYGFNIPYGKKIGELWCISDNRTAVSEVEGGSFDGVKLNELAKQHKNDIYGEGKSYDRFPLLIKIIDANDKLSVQVHPDDDYAYKHENGDLGKTEMWYIIDAKPGAKLVCGLKEGTTKEQFKTLLDEGRLEDCLNEIEINPGDVVYIPSGLVHAIGDGILICEIQQNSDLTYRVYDYNRVDDNGNKRELHIDKALDVIDFNLKSDKIVPEYKKIEGGSIAEVVRSKYFNTDVINIDTSVIIDTKGIFNTLVVVEGECELVCGDDMMHLKRGESVLIPASIDRYIIDGKCKVVRSYI
- the deoD gene encoding purine-nucleoside phosphorylase; this encodes MSIHIGAKEGEIANTVLLPGDPLRAKYIAENFLSDVKCYNEVRGMYGYTGNYKGKRVSVQGTGMGIPSISIYVNELIESYNVKNLIRIGTCGSMQPDINIRDVILAMSSSTDSAINRIRFNGMDYAPTASFKLLKKAYDAATSMGINVKVGNVLSSDTFYNDDKDSWKLWAKFGVLAVEMETAGLYTLAAKYGVNALTILTVSDSLVTGHATSAEERQKTFNDMIKIAFEVAE
- the mnmA gene encoding tRNA 2-thiouridine(34) synthase MnmA, which translates into the protein MIESNKNIKVVVGMSGGVDSSVSALLLKEQGYDVVGIFMKNWDEEDDSGYCTAAEDYEDVVRVCDKIGIPYYSINFTQEYWDRVFKYFLDEYRSGRTPNPDVMCNKEIKFKAFLDFSLKIGADYIATGHYARIEYSNGKYRMLKGVDKNKDQTYFLCELGQKQLSKTIFPIGHLNKFEVREIARKAGLKTADKKDSTGICFIGERKFKEFLNQFLPAKPGEIRDLSGRVLGKHDGLMFYTLGQRRGLGIGGIGTGEPWFVVDKDVENNILYVAQGEKNPALYSYALFTKDVNWIDNSIEADTFRCKAKFRYRQPDQDVTVYAKDDGYFVVFDKPQRAVTPGQFVVFYDGEYCLGGGVIDSIIKDENIVKDYI